A genomic region of Capra hircus breed San Clemente chromosome 21, ASM170441v1, whole genome shotgun sequence contains the following coding sequences:
- the ISLR2 gene encoding immunoglobulin superfamily containing leucine-rich repeat protein 2 isoform X2 — MVPLRALCLAWALLGAAAACPEPCACVDKYAHQFADCAYKELREVPEGLPANVTTLSLSANKITVLRRGAFADVTQVTSLWLAHNEVRTVEPGSLAVLSQLKNLDLSHNLISSFPWSDLRNLSALQLLKMNHNRLGSLPRDALGALPDLRSLRINNNRLRTLAPGTFDTLSALSHLQLYHNPFHCSCSLVWLQAWAASTRVSLPEPDSIACASPPALQGVPVHRLPALSCVPPSVRLSVEPPPEAPGSPLPSGLTLMIHCVAEGHPTPRLQWQLQIPGGTVMLAPLVLSGEDGGDGAEDGEGEGDGDGPTQTEAPTPTPAHAWPAPPATPRFVALTNGSLLVPFLSAKEAGVYTCRAHNELGANSTSVRVAVAAAGPPKHAPGAGGDPDGQAPTSERKSTAKTRGNSVLTSKPEGKIKGQGMGRVSVLGDSEIGPEQEEAEEAGEGEEVEDQVPADPMEEQRCGHGDLSRYVSNHAFNQSAELKPHVFELGVIALDVAEREARVQLTPLAARWGPGPGGSAGGGRPGRRPLRLLYLCPAGGGAAVQWSRVEEGVNAYWFRGLRPGTNYSVCLALAGEACHVQVVFATKKELPSLLVIVAVSVFLLVLATVPLLGAACCHLLAKHPGKPYRLILRPQAPDPMEKRIAADFDPRASYLESEKSYPAGGEAGGEEPEEAPGEGLDEDAEQGDPTGDLQREESLAACSLVESQSKANQEEFEAGSEYSDRLPLGAEAVDIAQEINGNYRQTAG; from the coding sequence ATGGTACCCTTGAGGGCCCTGTGTCTGGCTTGGGCGCTGCTAGGAGCGGCCGCAGCGTGCCCAGAGCCGTGCGCCTGCGTGGACAAGTACGCGCACCAGTTCGCCGACTGCGCCTACAAGGAGCTGCGCGAGGTGCCAGAAGGACTGCCGGCCAACGTGACCACGCTCAGTCTGTCGGCGAACAAGATCACCGTACTGCGGCGCGGGGCTTTCGCCGACGTCACGCAGGTCACCTCGCTGTGGTTGGCGCACAATGAGGTGCGCACGGTGGAACCGGGCTCGCTGGCCGTGCTGAGCCAGCTTAAGAACCTCGACCTGAGCCACAACCTTATATCCAGCTTCCCATGGAGCGACCTTCGTAACCTGAGTGCGCTACAGCTGCTCAAGATGAACCACAACCGCCTGGGCTCGTTGCCCCGGGACGCACTCGGTGCGCTGCCTGATCTGCGCTCCCTGCGCATCAACAACAACCGGCTTcgcacgctggctcccggcaccttcGACACGCTAAGTGCGCTGTCGCATCTGCAACTCTACCACAACCCCTTCCACTGCAGTTGCAGTCTTGTGTGGCTGCAGGCCTGGGCCGCGAGCACCCGGGTCTCCTTACCCGAGCCCGACTCCATCGCGTGCGCCTCGCCTCCCGCGCTGCAGGGCGTGCCGGTGCACCGCCTGCCCGCCCTGTCCTGCGTACCGCCCAGTGTGCGTCTGAGTGTGGAGCCGCCGCCCGAGGCGCCGGGCAGCCCCCTGCCCTCCGGCCTGACGCTCATGATACACTGCGTCGCCGAAGGACACCCCACGCCCCGCCTGCAATGGCAACTTCAGATCCCAGGTGGCACCGTAATGCTAGCCCCGCTGGTCCTGAGCGGGGAGGACGGCGGGGATGGGGCGGAAgacggggagggggaaggagatggggacGGGCCAACGCAGACAGAGGCCCCAACCCCGACTCCAGCACACGCCTGGCCGGCTCCCCCAGCCACCCCGCGCTTCGTGGCCCTCACCAATGGCTCCCTGTTGGTGCCCTTCCTGAGTGCCAAGGAGGCAGGCGTCTACACCTGCCGTGCCCACAACGAGCTGGGTGCCAACTCCACGTCGGTACGCGTGGCAGTGGCAGCTGCCGGCCCCCCAAAGCACGCTCCTGGCGCAGGGGGAGACCCTGATGGGCAGGCTCCAACCTCTGAGCGTAAGTCCACAGCTAAAACCCGGGGCAACAGCGTCCTAACGTCCAAGCCCGAAGGCAAAATCAAAGGCCAAGGCATGGGCCGGGTTAGCGTACTCGGGGATTCAGAGATAGGGCCGGAGCAGGAGGAGGCGGAGGAAGCAGGTGAGGGTGAAGAAGTGGAAGACCAGGTCCCCGCCGACCCGATGGAGGAGCAGCGCTGTGGCCACGGGGACCTCTCGCGGTACGTGTCCAACCACGCCTTCAACCAGAGCGCCGAGCTCAAGCCTCACGTTTTCGAGCTGGGCGTCATCGCGCTGGACGTGGCGGAGCGGGAGGCGCGGGTGCAGCTGACACCCCTGGCGGCTCGCTGGGGCCCGGGGCCCGGGGGCTCTGCGGGAGGAGGGCGACCCGGGCGGCGGCCACTGCGCCTGCTCTATTTGTGCCCGGCGGGGGGCGGCGCAGCAGTGCAGTGGTCGCGCGTCGAGGAGGGCGTCAACGCCTACTGGTTCCGCGGCCTGCGGCCCGGCACCAACTACTCCGTGTGCCTGGCGCTGGCAGGCGAGGCCTGCCACGTGCAAGTGGTGTTCGCCACCAAGAAAGAGCTGCCCTCGCTGCTGGTGATCGTGGCGGTGAGCGTGTTCCTCCTGGTGCTGGCCACCGTGCCCCTGCTGGGCGCCGCCTGCTGCCATCTGCTGGCCAAACACCCGGGCAAGCCCTACCGCCTTATCCTGAGGCCGCAGGCCCCCGACCCCATGGAGAAGCGCATCGCCGCCGACTTCGACCCGCGCGCCTCCTACCTCGAGTCCGAGAAAAGCTACCCAGCGGGTGGCGAGGCGGGCGGGGAGGAGCCGGAAGAGGCCCCCGGGGAGGGCCTCGACGAAGACGCGGAGCAGGGGGACCCCACTGGGGACCTGCAGAGAGAGGAGAGCCTGGCGGCTTGCTCGCTGGTGGAGTCCCAGTCCAAGGCCAACCAAGAGGAGTTCGAGGCAGGCTCCGAGTACAGTGACCGGCTGCCCCTGGGTGCCGAAGCCGTCGACATCGCCCAGGAGATTAACGGCAACTACAGGCAGACGGCGGGCTGA
- the ISLR2 gene encoding immunoglobulin superfamily containing leucine-rich repeat protein 2 isoform X1: MCRVAATDVGSALGLSSWLRDIQSGEGVATRGQRTESWRAAGSAMVPLRALCLAWALLGAAAACPEPCACVDKYAHQFADCAYKELREVPEGLPANVTTLSLSANKITVLRRGAFADVTQVTSLWLAHNEVRTVEPGSLAVLSQLKNLDLSHNLISSFPWSDLRNLSALQLLKMNHNRLGSLPRDALGALPDLRSLRINNNRLRTLAPGTFDTLSALSHLQLYHNPFHCSCSLVWLQAWAASTRVSLPEPDSIACASPPALQGVPVHRLPALSCVPPSVRLSVEPPPEAPGSPLPSGLTLMIHCVAEGHPTPRLQWQLQIPGGTVMLAPLVLSGEDGGDGAEDGEGEGDGDGPTQTEAPTPTPAHAWPAPPATPRFVALTNGSLLVPFLSAKEAGVYTCRAHNELGANSTSVRVAVAAAGPPKHAPGAGGDPDGQAPTSERKSTAKTRGNSVLTSKPEGKIKGQGMGRVSVLGDSEIGPEQEEAEEAGEGEEVEDQVPADPMEEQRCGHGDLSRYVSNHAFNQSAELKPHVFELGVIALDVAEREARVQLTPLAARWGPGPGGSAGGGRPGRRPLRLLYLCPAGGGAAVQWSRVEEGVNAYWFRGLRPGTNYSVCLALAGEACHVQVVFATKKELPSLLVIVAVSVFLLVLATVPLLGAACCHLLAKHPGKPYRLILRPQAPDPMEKRIAADFDPRASYLESEKSYPAGGEAGGEEPEEAPGEGLDEDAEQGDPTGDLQREESLAACSLVESQSKANQEEFEAGSEYSDRLPLGAEAVDIAQEINGNYRQTAG, encoded by the exons ATGTGTAGAG TCGCAGCAACAGATGTGGGGAGCGCTCTTGGGCTGTCGTCCTGGCTCCGCGACATCCAGTCTGGAGAGGGGGTTGCAACCCGAGGGCAGCGCACGGAGAGTTGGAGAGCAGCCG GATCAGCGATGGTACCCTTGAGGGCCCTGTGTCTGGCTTGGGCGCTGCTAGGAGCGGCCGCAGCGTGCCCAGAGCCGTGCGCCTGCGTGGACAAGTACGCGCACCAGTTCGCCGACTGCGCCTACAAGGAGCTGCGCGAGGTGCCAGAAGGACTGCCGGCCAACGTGACCACGCTCAGTCTGTCGGCGAACAAGATCACCGTACTGCGGCGCGGGGCTTTCGCCGACGTCACGCAGGTCACCTCGCTGTGGTTGGCGCACAATGAGGTGCGCACGGTGGAACCGGGCTCGCTGGCCGTGCTGAGCCAGCTTAAGAACCTCGACCTGAGCCACAACCTTATATCCAGCTTCCCATGGAGCGACCTTCGTAACCTGAGTGCGCTACAGCTGCTCAAGATGAACCACAACCGCCTGGGCTCGTTGCCCCGGGACGCACTCGGTGCGCTGCCTGATCTGCGCTCCCTGCGCATCAACAACAACCGGCTTcgcacgctggctcccggcaccttcGACACGCTAAGTGCGCTGTCGCATCTGCAACTCTACCACAACCCCTTCCACTGCAGTTGCAGTCTTGTGTGGCTGCAGGCCTGGGCCGCGAGCACCCGGGTCTCCTTACCCGAGCCCGACTCCATCGCGTGCGCCTCGCCTCCCGCGCTGCAGGGCGTGCCGGTGCACCGCCTGCCCGCCCTGTCCTGCGTACCGCCCAGTGTGCGTCTGAGTGTGGAGCCGCCGCCCGAGGCGCCGGGCAGCCCCCTGCCCTCCGGCCTGACGCTCATGATACACTGCGTCGCCGAAGGACACCCCACGCCCCGCCTGCAATGGCAACTTCAGATCCCAGGTGGCACCGTAATGCTAGCCCCGCTGGTCCTGAGCGGGGAGGACGGCGGGGATGGGGCGGAAgacggggagggggaaggagatggggacGGGCCAACGCAGACAGAGGCCCCAACCCCGACTCCAGCACACGCCTGGCCGGCTCCCCCAGCCACCCCGCGCTTCGTGGCCCTCACCAATGGCTCCCTGTTGGTGCCCTTCCTGAGTGCCAAGGAGGCAGGCGTCTACACCTGCCGTGCCCACAACGAGCTGGGTGCCAACTCCACGTCGGTACGCGTGGCAGTGGCAGCTGCCGGCCCCCCAAAGCACGCTCCTGGCGCAGGGGGAGACCCTGATGGGCAGGCTCCAACCTCTGAGCGTAAGTCCACAGCTAAAACCCGGGGCAACAGCGTCCTAACGTCCAAGCCCGAAGGCAAAATCAAAGGCCAAGGCATGGGCCGGGTTAGCGTACTCGGGGATTCAGAGATAGGGCCGGAGCAGGAGGAGGCGGAGGAAGCAGGTGAGGGTGAAGAAGTGGAAGACCAGGTCCCCGCCGACCCGATGGAGGAGCAGCGCTGTGGCCACGGGGACCTCTCGCGGTACGTGTCCAACCACGCCTTCAACCAGAGCGCCGAGCTCAAGCCTCACGTTTTCGAGCTGGGCGTCATCGCGCTGGACGTGGCGGAGCGGGAGGCGCGGGTGCAGCTGACACCCCTGGCGGCTCGCTGGGGCCCGGGGCCCGGGGGCTCTGCGGGAGGAGGGCGACCCGGGCGGCGGCCACTGCGCCTGCTCTATTTGTGCCCGGCGGGGGGCGGCGCAGCAGTGCAGTGGTCGCGCGTCGAGGAGGGCGTCAACGCCTACTGGTTCCGCGGCCTGCGGCCCGGCACCAACTACTCCGTGTGCCTGGCGCTGGCAGGCGAGGCCTGCCACGTGCAAGTGGTGTTCGCCACCAAGAAAGAGCTGCCCTCGCTGCTGGTGATCGTGGCGGTGAGCGTGTTCCTCCTGGTGCTGGCCACCGTGCCCCTGCTGGGCGCCGCCTGCTGCCATCTGCTGGCCAAACACCCGGGCAAGCCCTACCGCCTTATCCTGAGGCCGCAGGCCCCCGACCCCATGGAGAAGCGCATCGCCGCCGACTTCGACCCGCGCGCCTCCTACCTCGAGTCCGAGAAAAGCTACCCAGCGGGTGGCGAGGCGGGCGGGGAGGAGCCGGAAGAGGCCCCCGGGGAGGGCCTCGACGAAGACGCGGAGCAGGGGGACCCCACTGGGGACCTGCAGAGAGAGGAGAGCCTGGCGGCTTGCTCGCTGGTGGAGTCCCAGTCCAAGGCCAACCAAGAGGAGTTCGAGGCAGGCTCCGAGTACAGTGACCGGCTGCCCCTGGGTGCCGAAGCCGTCGACATCGCCCAGGAGATTAACGGCAACTACAGGCAGACGGCGGGCTGA